One part of the Orenia metallireducens genome encodes these proteins:
- a CDS encoding DUF2933 domain-containing protein: MNKKKSHGGHGLMMLLCCLVMFGAFWFVGTSQGGEASSWSWLLFLLCPLMHIFMMKGMMGHKHDEDDKNNDNQSCH; this comes from the coding sequence ATGAATAAAAAGAAATCTCATGGTGGACATGGATTGATGATGTTACTTTGTTGTTTAGTTATGTTTGGAGCCTTTTGGTTTGTAGGTACTTCGCAGGGAGGAGAGGCGAGTTCTTGGAGTTGGTTATTATTCTTACTCTGCCCATTGATGCACATCTTCATGATGAAAGGGATGATGGGTCATAAACATGATGAAGATGATAAGAATAATGATAATCAAAGTTGCCACTAA
- a CDS encoding metal-sensitive transcriptional regulator, whose product MSSYCGNKKDLITRLKRVEGQVRGIQNMIDDEKYCVEVLTQIAAIKGALNKVGMSILESHTHGCVKNAVDVGEEGDEVISELMDVIFKFTK is encoded by the coding sequence ATGTCATCATATTGTGGAAATAAGAAGGATTTAATTACTAGATTAAAACGAGTAGAAGGTCAAGTAAGAGGCATTCAAAATATGATAGATGATGAAAAGTATTGTGTCGAGGTTTTAACTCAGATTGCAGCAATAAAAGGAGCTTTAAATAAGGTGGGGATGAGTATTTTAGAGTCCCATACCCATGGTTGTGTTAAAAATGCTGTAGATGTAGGTGAAGAAGGTGATGAGGTTATTAGTGAACTGATGGATGTAATTTTTAAATTTACTAAATAA
- a CDS encoding cytochrome c biogenesis CcdA family protein codes for MESIYLVSFIIGFFSFLSPCIIPMITVYFTLITGLSLEDLQSATIQKKMKAHIVISTLVFILGFTLVFTLIGGLVSEIGHFFKDNIRYFNIVGGVFIILLGLKMAGLIKLNFLHKLDFSNRVDVRSVPQGYKYLSTFLVGVFFAIVCSHCIAPTFYSVIMLTGTTEINGAVVMFFFSIGLGVPYLLVGLSFNKAIPIIKRLSKYGRDIQLVMALILITLGIFMMTNKLTLLTKILDKLLPFKLPYSF; via the coding sequence GTGGAAAGTATATATTTAGTCTCTTTTATCATTGGTTTTTTTTCTTTTTTATCACCTTGTATTATTCCGATGATTACTGTCTATTTTACCTTAATTACTGGACTATCTTTAGAGGATTTACAATCGGCAACTATACAAAAGAAGATGAAAGCTCACATTGTAATTAGTACTTTGGTCTTTATTTTAGGGTTTACTCTAGTATTTACTTTAATTGGTGGGTTAGTTAGTGAAATTGGTCATTTTTTTAAGGATAATATTAGATATTTTAACATAGTTGGAGGAGTATTTATTATCCTTTTAGGATTAAAGATGGCTGGACTAATCAAACTAAATTTTCTACATAAGCTTGATTTTAGTAATAGGGTCGATGTTAGGTCTGTTCCTCAAGGCTATAAGTATCTTAGTACTTTTTTAGTAGGTGTCTTTTTTGCTATAGTCTGTTCCCATTGTATTGCCCCTACCTTTTATTCAGTCATAATGTTAACAGGAACAACAGAGATTAATGGTGCTGTAGTGATGTTCTTCTTTTCAATAGGTTTAGGTGTTCCTTATCTCTTAGTAGGATTATCTTTTAATAAGGCGATTCCTATAATTAAAAGATTGAGTAAATATGGCAGAGATATACAATTGGTTATGGCTTTAATTTTAATAACTCTTGGTATCTTTATGATGACCAATAAACTCACCTTATTAACTAAAATTTTAGATAAATTATTACCTTTTAAGCTACCTTATAGTTTTTAA
- a CDS encoding methyltransferase family protein — MNYDYGLWSIVIINVLWVLFFVISFIRPKKKYEWRSMGVVSAFFVALFTEMYGFPLTIYLLTSIFGIKIPVLNPFGHESGHLLASFGVGVEKALLICQIGSFIFGLGLVIMAIGWWQIHRGQGELVTDGIYRYVRHPQYLGIFMLTIGMMIQWPTLSTFIMLPILLYSYYKLAKREEAVVLEEFGEEYEDYMRKTPAFFPVRFNKADRIIEEV; from the coding sequence ATGAACTATGATTATGGGTTATGGTCGATAGTAATAATCAATGTTTTATGGGTGCTATTCTTTGTAATTAGCTTTATTCGTCCTAAAAAGAAGTATGAATGGAGAAGTATGGGAGTAGTTAGTGCCTTTTTTGTAGCTTTATTTACTGAAATGTATGGTTTTCCTTTAACAATTTACTTATTAACTTCAATCTTTGGAATTAAGATACCGGTCCTAAATCCCTTTGGACATGAGAGTGGTCATTTATTGGCGAGTTTTGGAGTTGGGGTAGAGAAAGCATTACTAATCTGTCAAATAGGTAGCTTTATCTTTGGTTTAGGGCTAGTAATTATGGCGATAGGCTGGTGGCAGATACATCGGGGTCAAGGAGAGCTAGTTACTGATGGAATCTATCGTTATGTCCGTCACCCTCAGTATTTAGGCATCTTTATGTTAACAATAGGAATGATGATTCAATGGCCTACTTTATCGACTTTTATTATGCTACCGATATTATTATATTCCTATTATAAATTAGCTAAAAGAGAGGAAGCTGTTGTTTTAGAAGAGTTTGGTGAGGAATATGAGGATTATATGAGAAAGACTCCTGCCTTCTTTCCAGTTAGATTTAATAAAGCCGATAGAATAATAGAAGAGGTTTAA